TTGTGCGCGCTTGTGGACCGCGCGGGCCTTCGGGAGATCGATGCAGGCCTGGGGCAGTCTCCTTTCTGGACTGAGAAGAGAAGAATGGAGAAGAGCCCCTTCCCATTAGTGCCTTTGCATTGGTTTGGCTTTGGCTACACAGCACTGGTTGTTTCTGGTGGGATCACCGTCCCTGGCTGCAGGGCTGCTTTTCGGCAGCCTAGCTGGCCTGGGTTCTTATCAGATGTCTCAGGATCCAAGGAACGTTTGGGTTTTCCTAGCTGCTACATCTGTTACTTTTGTTGGTGTCATGGGATTGAGATCCTACTACTATGGAAAAATCATGCCTGTAGGTTTAATTGCAGGTGCGTTTGCTGATGGCCGCCAAAATTGGAGTTCCTATGTTGATGACATCTGATTAGCAGAAGTCATGTTCCAGCTTGGACTCATGAAGGATTAAAAATCTGCATCTTCCACTATTTTCAATGTAGTAAGAGAAATAAGTGCAGCATTTTTGCATTTGACattttacctaaaaaaaaaagacaccaaacTTGGCGGAGGGGTGGAAAATCAGTTGTTACCATTATAACCCTACAGAGGTTATAATGAGGATGTAACATGAGCTTATTGAGACCCTCATAGAGATCGATTCTTGTATATTGATGTTGTCTCTTCTTTCTGTATCTGTAGGTAAATCTCAAGGGTAAAATGTTAAGTGTTGACATTGAGAGCCCTGAAACCCCATTCCCTGCTCAGAGGAACAGTGTGAAAAAATAgagtatttgttcttttgctcatCTTAGACCACAGACTGACTTTgaaattatgttaagtgaaatatcattgaaaataaagtttactataaataaaaataaataaaaaaattaaaaaattaaatattgctCAGGAGCACATAACTATGTAGTGAAAATATCCAGTTAGGACTTCTACTTCCAGTCATAGCATAGTGACTGCTACTGGCCTCAACTTTCTACCACAAAGAACTATGTATAAAATTGGACATATGAGGAGAATGCTTTAAGGAAATTCTGAGAGACAGAAAACTCATGAAAGAAGAGGAAGCGCTATatcacttccatttttttttcctgggaacAATTTTATGACTCCAGTGTGGACAGCTGGagccaaagaagacatatatattttttaaggatCTGAGAATAAAGTACTGAAGTGGCTTGAATCATAGGGTCAAGTCAGCACAGAAGAGATAGTTAAACATTGTGGGGATCCAGAAGTCTATGTCCAATTTCCCTATGTGTCTTTGTACCCAGACTTGACTGTATATATGTAGAGTTTATCAGAGATTATCTGTCATGGTGATAAAAGGAAAACAGTAATGCTAGGAGTATATCAGCGCTCAGAAACATTGTTCCAGCTCAGCCAGGCTGGAGATATGTCATTAATACCAAACTCACAAAGCTGATTAGCGAGAAAAGCTATACCTTGAGAATAAGGAGCAAACCCTAGAGGAAGGTCTGGTCAATAGTCTTAGAAACTAAGTAATGTAGTTTGGATaagcgtccccacccaaatctcatgtttaattggaatccccaatgttggaggtggggccttgatgaaaggtgattggatcatgtgaGTGGATTTCTCGTGAATGGTTGAACAATATCCCattgctgctgttctcatgatagttagTTCTCATTAcctctggctgtttaaaagtgagTGGCACCTCCCCCGAACCTTGTTCCTTCTTTCGCCATGTTATATACCTGTTCCCCCTTTTCCATCgaccatgattgaaagcttcctaAAGCCTCTTCAAATGCAGACACTTCTATGCTTCTTATACagctgcagaaccatgagtcaattaaacttcttttctttaaaatcacccagtctcagctatttctttatagcaatacaagaatgaCCTAATAAACTAGGTAAATAAAAGCCAAATCTATAAAGATTTTGGAAGTTTAATAATACAAAGTTAAAAGAATTCTGAGCTTTCCACAAATCAAACATAATAAACCATCAAATGAAAGGTAATCAAAATCTATATTCACAGCCAGTAATCGGACTacccaccaaaaacaaaaattaaaactctttGGAGGAAATAAGGGAATCTAGAGCTCATATATTatccaaaacattttaaatacaattcaaaaatcactagccattaaaaaataggaaagtacaaccaaaaataaaaatggtagtcAATATCATCCAATTGCAAGATGGCACAgatgttaaattttgtataaaaagatgtttaaaaatgaatataaatattttcaaggaCTTCCAGGAAAATATGGTCCTTATGAGTGAAGAGATAAATAAACTAACTCgagaaactaaaaatcaaaactaaaatgtaaccaaatagaaattttacAACTAAAACTAGAATAACATAAGTAAAAAATTTCCCTAAAAGTGTTTTAACAACAGATAAAAGATAGTAGAATATGGTATAAGTGAATTTGaagataaaacaatagaaataattCAACCTGAAGGACAGAAAGTAGATGTattgtattaatcagggttctttAAAGGGACACAAGTAATAGGATATACAGATATAAAGATGTATATAGatctagatatagatatatgggatatctatatatagatatatgggatatctatatttatctatatatagatatatagatatagtcGGGGTTCTCTAAAGGGATACAACTAATAGGATAtcaatatatctatatctatatatctatagatatctttttagatatatatattatataaataaagtataatataaataaaatagtattaacTCACGATCACAAGATTTCACAATAGGCTCTCTGCAAGTTGAGGAATATGGTAGCAAGTacaagtcccaaagctgaagaacttggagtctgatgtttgagggcaggaagcatccagcacaggaggaAGATGTAGTCTTGGAGGCTAAGCCAGTTTaaccttttcacgtttttctgcctgctgtaTATTCTAGCTactctggcagctgattagatggtgcccacccacattaagGGTAAATCTGCTTTTCCCAGACCACTGACTCAaacgttaatctcctttggcaacaccttcgCAGACAtgcccaggatcaatactttgcatccttcaacccaatcaagttgacagtattaaccatcacatgtaTTGACAAAAAGGTAACAGATACTCAAGGTCATGTGGAACGATACAATAGTGTAAAAATTACATATAAGTggattttcaaaatgaaaagggagaatgagacaaaaaatattttaataaatgattgATTTCCAGTTTTGATTTTTGATTCCCAATTTTGATTATCACTATAGTTTTTTAGAAGGTAGGAAAGTTAATACTGACTTCAGCATAAGAAGTGTAATTCTGAGGGCTCAACTTGGGATTCTAACCATTATACACTATTAGGGTAAGACTCTTCTGTTCATTCTACACTATATGTCATGAATTATGAATACTGGTTAGAACAGACACTGTCAGCATGAAGTGCATGCTGGGTACTGTCTCTAATCTTTTTGGGTTGTTGTTTCTCTGGCCTTGGATTGTTTGCTCCTACATATACACTTATAATTACTCTGCTGAATAGTCCAGGAGGACCTTCCGGATAAGTCCAGAATGCCCACTTTGTGCAGCTCCCTCCTACCTGTACTCTATCCTGTGAACTCTCGTTGCTTGGTCTTTCTAAATTTCTTCCATCTCTTTAAGTCTGCAGTCTTCCAGTCTTCGCTTTTGTTCCCTCTCTCTGCACTGCACCCTGGAAACTCTATCAAGGCTGTAAAATAATGCAGTTATAGAACTTCCATCATTTTAGGGTTTTCCTCCCATCTTAAGAGATCAATATCACATGTTTTTTGATGGTCAGTATTTTGAAAAtgattacttcaaatatttcaccCAGTTCTTTTGGTAGTGTTAGGCAGACTGAGAAATTCAGTCTTTGTTACTCTATATTGACCAAGAGCAGGAATCTAGgaaacttttataatttaaaaatgagtattaTTGGATACAGATAAACCATTAGAAAATTAAAGCCTGTTAACCCACTGATAAATatggaatattaaaaataagtatttatttaatcCTAAGTAGTAATAAAATAGAGGAGGcacaagtaaaaacaaaattcacagaaaataaatccaaaattatCAATAATTACATCGAATGTTAATTGACTATATGATCCAATTAAATGTCACAAATTATTAAATTAGATTAAAAAAGAAGGTCCAGTTATATGTCATGTTTATGTTTAAAGATCTACTTTGAATAGAAATTTGTAAGCATGCTAAAAttatagacaatttttttttaactaaacagAAGTACTTTTTTGGAAAGTTAAAACAATATTAAACAATTTGATCAAAATGACATTAACAAATattacatttaataattaaagaaaacactAATTAAAGTACACAGAAAACTTTCATAAAGATAATCTGTGAGCTGGGCTATGAAATGATACTCAATGAATGTCAAAATTCTGAAATTTGACAAAGTATgtttagaaaatggaaaagttccttgaaaaaagataaagagaagcatttcatg
This is a stretch of genomic DNA from Macaca nemestrina isolate mMacNem1 chromosome 19, mMacNem.hap1, whole genome shotgun sequence. It encodes these proteins:
- the LOC105476968 gene encoding LOW QUALITY PROTEIN: transmembrane protein 14B (The sequence of the model RefSeq protein was modified relative to this genomic sequence to represent the inferred CDS: inserted 4 bases in 2 codons) — protein: MEKSPFPLVPLHWFGFGYTALVVSGGIXPSLAAGLLFGSLAGLGSYQMSQDPRNVWVFLAATSVTFVGVMGLRSYYYGKIMPVGLIAGAXLLMAAKIGVPMLMTSD